A region from the Bacteroidota bacterium genome encodes:
- a CDS encoding DUF4197 domain-containing protein, with translation MKKIMLILFGITCISNGLIAQINLNNALDKSNDLIKSGQVPKLTNDEVVSGLREALTVGINKSTASASVTDGFNKNPKIKIPFPKEVIQVKTTAEKLGMKPQVDKFVLSLNRAAEEASKEAAPIFINAIKSMSVTDGFTILKGADNAATEFLNDKTSAELRAKFKPIVQQAINKVQVTKFWTPLATNYNKVPGAKKVNPNLEEYVTLKAIEGLFVLLAEEELKIRKDPSARISDLLKKVFG, from the coding sequence ATGAAAAAAATCATGCTAATTTTGTTTGGTATAACCTGTATCAGCAATGGGCTTATAGCTCAGATAAATCTCAACAATGCTCTTGACAAGTCGAATGATCTAATAAAAAGTGGACAAGTACCTAAATTAACGAATGATGAAGTTGTAAGTGGTTTAAGAGAAGCATTGACAGTTGGTATAAATAAATCAACGGCCTCTGCATCCGTTACAGATGGGTTTAATAAAAACCCAAAAATAAAAATCCCTTTTCCAAAGGAAGTAATTCAAGTAAAGACAACGGCTGAAAAATTAGGAATGAAGCCACAGGTTGATAAATTTGTTTTGTCTTTAAATCGCGCAGCAGAGGAAGCTTCAAAAGAAGCAGCACCGATTTTTATTAACGCAATAAAATCAATGTCGGTAACAGATGGATTTACGATCTTAAAGGGAGCTGATAATGCGGCCACAGAATTTTTAAATGATAAAACTTCAGCAGAATTAAGGGCTAAATTCAAACCAATTGTTCAGCAAGCAATCAATAAAGTTCAGGTTACCAAATTCTGGACACCATTAGCAACCAATTACAATAAAGTGCCTGGGGCCAAAAAAGTAAATCCTAATCTGGAGGAGTATGTAACACTTAAAGCTATTGAAGGTTTGTTCGTTCTTCTGGCTGAAGAGGAATTAAAAATAAGAAAAGATCCTTCAGCACGAATATCTGATTTATTAAAAAAGGTATTTGGGTGA
- a CDS encoding phosphatase PAP2 family protein, translated as MKQRFFFSIILLIFSVNAHSQISVDNSPRLSKQYFKSGFSDIKDIALAPLYMDKTQWITFWAIAGTGYFVYTQDLRVQQFSQLQRTPTSNGISQHVLEPLGSGLYSSTLIGLLYLHGTLAKNDRTKRVALISAKTLVISGPIILLSKAAFYRDRPYYSENPDPGNWHGFATGLKGSTNFKDFNYSTAFPSGHTTSAFAIATIVAMEYKDKPIIPIIAYSLATLTGLSRIHDNKHWGSDVFGGAVLGYALARVIYSRNNAEFSISPYKTKNETGFHLVLPIKAGS; from the coding sequence ATGAAGCAACGATTTTTTTTCTCAATTATACTCTTAATTTTTTCTGTAAACGCGCATTCGCAAATATCCGTTGATAATTCACCAAGGCTTAGTAAACAATACTTTAAATCAGGCTTTAGTGATATTAAGGACATTGCATTGGCCCCACTTTATATGGACAAAACCCAATGGATAACATTTTGGGCAATTGCTGGAACAGGTTATTTTGTTTATACTCAGGACCTAAGAGTTCAGCAGTTTTCCCAATTACAAAGAACACCAACTTCAAATGGAATTTCACAACATGTATTAGAGCCATTAGGAAGTGGGCTTTACTCCTCAACATTAATAGGTTTACTCTATTTGCATGGGACCTTGGCAAAAAACGACCGAACAAAGCGGGTGGCCCTGATAAGTGCAAAAACTCTGGTAATTTCTGGACCTATTATCCTTCTTTCCAAGGCTGCTTTTTACCGCGACAGGCCCTATTATTCAGAAAATCCTGATCCTGGTAATTGGCACGGTTTTGCAACAGGCTTAAAAGGCAGCACTAATTTCAAGGATTTTAATTACAGTACTGCTTTCCCTTCAGGACATACCACCTCTGCATTTGCAATTGCAACCATTGTGGCAATGGAATACAAGGATAAGCCAATTATCCCCATTATAGCATACTCTTTAGCAACCTTAACCGGGTTGTCAAGAATACATGATAATAAACATTGGGGGAGTGATGTTTTTGGTGGTGCAGTATTAGGATATGCCTTAGCAAGAGTTATTTACAGCAGAAACAATGCAGAATTTTCAATTTCCCCTTATAAAACTAAAAATGAAACAGGATTTCACCTGGTATTACCAATTAAAGCAGGATCCTAA
- a CDS encoding MoxR family ATPase has protein sequence METPVFKSDVEAVDAFVGRFDELKREISKVIVGQEETVNDVLISIFSKGHCLLVGVPGLAKTLLVNTIANVLGLSFNRIQFTPDLMPSDIIGSEILDEHRMFKFIPGPLFSNIILADEINRTPPKTQSALLEAMQEKSITTGGKRYELGNPFFVLATQNPIEQEGTYPLPEAQLDRFMFNVWLDYPKYEEELSIVRQTTSQDEVKLNRVMQQEEIIYFQNLIRRIPIADNVLEYAVKLASKTRPGSEYSTEMVNKYLTWGAGPRASQFLVIGAKCHAAINGKYSPDIEDVKAVALPILRHRIVRNYKAEAEGYSIEKIIAELL, from the coding sequence ATGGAAACACCTGTATTTAAATCTGATGTAGAAGCCGTGGATGCTTTTGTTGGTCGTTTCGATGAATTAAAGCGTGAAATTTCAAAAGTAATAGTTGGGCAGGAAGAAACTGTTAATGATGTATTGATTTCTATTTTCAGCAAAGGGCATTGTTTGTTAGTAGGTGTGCCTGGTTTAGCCAAAACCCTACTTGTAAATACAATTGCAAATGTTCTTGGTTTAAGTTTTAATCGTATCCAATTCACCCCTGATTTAATGCCCTCTGATATTATTGGATCTGAAATTCTGGATGAGCATAGAATGTTTAAATTCATTCCGGGACCTTTATTTTCCAATATTATTCTTGCCGATGAGATAAACCGGACTCCTCCTAAAACTCAATCAGCACTACTTGAGGCTATGCAGGAAAAATCCATTACCACTGGGGGAAAGCGCTACGAACTTGGAAATCCTTTTTTTGTGCTTGCTACTCAAAATCCAATTGAGCAGGAAGGTACATATCCGCTTCCTGAGGCCCAGCTAGACCGTTTTATGTTTAATGTATGGCTGGATTATCCAAAGTATGAAGAGGAACTCTCCATAGTAAGGCAAACAACCAGTCAGGATGAAGTTAAATTAAACAGGGTAATGCAGCAGGAGGAGATTATTTATTTTCAGAATTTAATCAGAAGAATCCCAATAGCTGATAATGTATTAGAATATGCAGTGAAACTTGCTTCTAAAACACGCCCAGGCTCAGAGTACTCCACTGAAATGGTAAATAAATACCTCACTTGGGGGGCAGGACCAAGGGCTTCACAATTTTTAGTGATAGGGGCTAAATGCCATGCTGCGATTAACGGAAAATACTCACCGGATATTGAAGATGTAAAAGCTGTAGCCTTACCCATACTAAGACATCGGATTGTAAGAAATTACAAGGCAGAGGCAGAAGGGTATTCAATTGAAAAAATTATTGCTGAATTACTTTAG
- a CDS encoding peptidylprolyl isomerase, with product MKKPCRPMILKYLKDYKAFSLFLVLVLLCQALTFAQPKVIDQVIAVVGGNIVLKSELENQLHQVKSQEIPNGSPEVDRCELLEEILFQKLLLNQAVLDSIVISDSQVESEMDRRLRYFIQQIGSEKKLEEYYGKSLSAIKEEFRKLIKDQLLVQQVQSSITSKTTITPSEVKAFFNRIPKDSIPLVSSEIEVAQIVAQPKISEEAKAEAKEKIQAIRERVIKGEKFSTLAVLYSEDPGSSKKGGELGFVDRGSFVPEFEAVAFKLKEGAVSPVIETQYGFHFMELIERRGEQINIRHILIAPKISNEDLRIARNFLDSIRTLILNIDTLDFAEAAALYSDDKETKFNGGLLLNPQTGTTSFEADQLEPSLFFTIDKLKIGEISNPVLMQIPGGKQAYRLLYLKKRTEPHKANLKEDYQKIQEAALNEKKQQVVQVWIDKKLANTYFKLNDEYKSCNFESFKQKTQ from the coding sequence ATGAAAAAGCCCTGCAGGCCAATGATATTGAAATATTTGAAGGATTATAAAGCTTTTTCGCTTTTCTTGGTTTTGGTGCTACTATGCCAGGCACTCACTTTTGCTCAGCCCAAAGTAATTGATCAGGTAATAGCCGTTGTTGGAGGAAATATTGTATTGAAATCAGAATTGGAAAACCAATTGCATCAGGTAAAATCTCAGGAGATTCCAAATGGCAGCCCGGAAGTTGATCGTTGTGAATTGCTTGAAGAAATACTTTTTCAAAAATTATTATTAAATCAGGCAGTGCTTGATAGCATTGTAATAAGTGATTCACAGGTTGAGTCGGAAATGGACAGGCGTTTGCGTTATTTTATTCAACAAATTGGATCCGAGAAAAAGCTGGAAGAATATTATGGAAAATCCTTATCGGCAATAAAAGAGGAGTTTAGAAAATTAATAAAGGATCAGTTGCTTGTTCAGCAAGTGCAGAGTTCTATTACATCAAAAACTACGATTACTCCTTCGGAAGTAAAAGCGTTTTTCAACCGTATTCCAAAAGATAGTATTCCACTAGTTAGTTCAGAGATTGAGGTAGCTCAAATTGTTGCTCAGCCTAAAATTAGTGAAGAGGCCAAGGCTGAGGCAAAGGAAAAAATTCAAGCAATACGTGAAAGAGTCATAAAGGGTGAAAAATTTTCTACCCTGGCTGTTCTGTATTCCGAAGATCCCGGGTCATCTAAAAAAGGAGGCGAACTGGGGTTTGTAGATAGGGGTTCTTTTGTTCCTGAATTTGAAGCAGTTGCTTTTAAACTTAAAGAAGGCGCGGTTTCTCCTGTAATAGAAACTCAATATGGGTTTCATTTTATGGAATTAATTGAGAGAAGAGGGGAACAGATTAATATCAGGCATATTTTAATTGCTCCTAAGATTTCCAACGAAGATTTAAGAATTGCTAGAAATTTCCTGGACAGCATAAGAACACTTATATTAAATATAGATACTCTTGATTTTGCAGAAGCCGCTGCTTTATATTCAGACGATAAAGAAACCAAATTCAATGGTGGCTTATTACTCAATCCTCAAACAGGTACCACTTCTTTTGAGGCTGATCAACTCGAGCCTTCCTTGTTCTTCACTATTGATAAATTAAAAATAGGGGAAATTTCAAATCCTGTTCTAATGCAAATCCCCGGAGGAAAACAAGCATACAGGCTATTGTATTTAAAGAAGCGTACGGAGCCTCACAAAGCAAATTTAAAAGAGGATTACCAAAAAATACAGGAAGCCGCTTTGAATGAAAAAAAGCAGCAGGTTGTCCAGGTTTGGATTGATAAAAAACTTGCAAATACCTATTTCAAGTTAAATGATGAGTATAAATCATGTAACTTTGAAAGTTTTAAGCAAAAAACCCAATAA